DNA sequence from the Streptomyces tsukubensis genome:
GTCGGACCACCCTCAAGGTCTCCCCCGCGTAGTACCCGTCGAGCCCGGTCCAGGTACCGTCCTCCGCCGCCCGGAAACGTGCCCCGCGCCCGTATCCCCCGACCGGGGTGAGCAGCAGACCCCGCTCCGGGAGCAGCCGCAGCTCATGGGGCTTCGCTCCCCAGTACCAGGGGCCGGTGAGGGCCAACAGCTCAGGATCCGCGTCCGGCAGCGGGCGCCAGGGCTCGGGCAGCCTCGGCTCGGCCTCCGCCACCGTCCGGACGAGTTCGGCGGCGACGGCCCAGGGCTGGGGGCCCGAGGTGGCATTGGCGAGGGTCGCCGCCGCCACCCCGTCGGCCGGGCTCACCCAGAGCCCGGCAACGTACCCGGGCAGCGAACCGGTATGACCGACCATGGTCCGGCCGTACATCCTGGCCACCTGCACCCCGAGACCGTAGGTGCCGTCCCACTCGCCGCTCTCCAGTGGTGCGGCCGGAGCGGCCATCTCCTGTACGGAGGCGGTGGAGAGCACCCGGTCGTCCCCCTCGGCGAGGAATCCGGCGAAGCGGCACAGGTCCCCGGCGGTCGACCACATCTGCCCGGCGGGGGCCATCACTCCGAGGTCCTCCACGGGCTCCGGCAGCAGGACGTCTGCGAAGGGGTGGACGGCCCACCCCTCCGCGTACGGAGCGCGGGGCCGCACACTGGTCCGCTCCAGGCCCAGCGGCTCCAGGATCTCCTCCCGTACGGCATCGGCCCAGCCGGCTCCGCGCACGGCCCCGACCAGGGAGCCGAGCACCGTGTAACCGGGATTGGAGTAGTGGAAGCGGCGTCCCACGGGGTGCTTGAACGGGGCATCCCCGAGGACCTCCGCCAGACCCGGCCGCAGGGCGGCCGGGGTCCGCTCCCACCAGAGGCCGGGCGTCTCGGCGGCCAGACCGGCGGTATGGGACAGGAGTTGGGCGATGGTCGCCTCGCCGAGATCCGTACCGGGCAGATGCTTCTCCAGCGGATCCCCGAGGTCCAGCAGGCCTTCGTCGCGCAGCCGCATCACCAGTACAGCCGTGAAGGTCTTGGTGATGGAGCCGATGCGGTACTGCTGATCGGGGCCCGGCCCCGTCCCCCCGTCGGCGGACCGGATACCGCTCCAGACGACCCGGCCACCGCGGGCCACCGCCGCGGAGAGCGAGGGCGACCGTCCTTCGGCCTGCGCCGCGGCCACGCTGTGCAGTAGAGCCCGTTCGGTGGCGGGCAGCAGACGTTCCGTCAGAGATGAAGAGATCATGGGACCAGGTCTACCAACCGCGGGCCTCGATGTCCGACGGCACCCGGGCGTTTATCCGATGCGCCGGGCCCGCGTACCGTGCTAGGCCATCTCCATGGAAGATCTTGTGACCGAGCGACTCGTCCTGCATCCGCTGACCCCGGAAGAGGCCGGGCAGTTGGCGGAGGGCGTCCCGTTTCCCGGAGCGGCGTGGGCACCGGGCTACCCCATGACGGACGACCGCTCCGCGGCCCGCCGCTTTCTCGACACCCGCACCCGTGCCACCGCCGGCCGTCCGCACCCCGGCGCCTTCGAGATACGGCTCCGCTCCGACGGACGGGCGATCGGCGGGGTGGACTTCCACGGCCCCGCCGACAGCACCGGCAGCGTCACCGTCGGCTACGGGCTGATCCCCTCGGCCCGGGGCCGCGGCTATGCCTCCGAGGCCCTCCGCGCCGTCCTCGCCCATGCCCGCGCCCTCGGCATCACCCGGGTCAAGGGCGATGCCGACCACAACAACACCCCGTCCCACCATGTGATGACCGCCGCGGGCATGCATCTGACCGGCGAGGACCACCGCGTCCGCTACTACGAGACAGCCTGGCACCGGACCGGTCCGGACACCCCGGGGTGATCAGGTCTGGGCCATGTCCACGAAGCGGGAGTAGTGGCCCTGGAAGGCGACCGTGATCGTGGCCGTCGGACCGTTACGGTGCTTGGCGACGATCAGGTCGGCCTCTCCTGCGCGGGGGGATTCCTTCTCGTAGGCGTCCTCGCGGTGCAGCAGGATCACCATGTCCGCGTCCTGCTCGATGGAACCCGATTCACGCAGGTCGGAGACCATGGGCTTCTTGTCGGTGCGCTGCTCGGGGCCACGGTTCAGCTGGGAGAGCGCGATCACCGGAAGCTCCAGCTCCTTCGCCAGCAGCTTGAGGTTACGCGACATGTCCGAGACCTCCTGCTGACGGCTCTCGGCCCGTTTGGAACCGCCGGACTGCATCAGCTGGAGGTAGTCGATGACGACCAGCCGGAGGTCGTTGCGCTGTTTCAGCCGACGGCACTTGGCGCGGATCTCCATCATCGAGAGATTGGGGGAGTCGTCGATGTACAGCGGTGCCTGGGAGACGTCCGGCATCCGGCGGGCCAGCCGGGTCCAGTCGTCGTCGGTCATGGTGCCGGAGCGCATATGGTGCAGCGCGACCCGGGCCTCCGCCGACAGCAGACGCATCGCGATCTCGTTGCGCCCCATTTCGAGGGAGAAGATGACGCTCGGCAGATTGTTCTTGATGGACGCGGCCCGGGCGAAGTCCAGCGCCAGGGTGGACTTTCCCATGGCAGGACGGGCCGCGATGACGATCATCTGACCGGGGTGGAGTCCGTTCGTCAGCGAGTCGAAGTCCGTGAAACCGGTCGGCACCCCGGTCATCTCGCCGCTGCGGGAGCCGATCGCCTCGATCTCGTCGAGCGCGCCCTCCATGATGTCCCCGAGGGGGAGGTAGTCCTCGCTGGTCCGCTGCTCGGTGACGGCGTAGATCTCGGCCTGGGCGGAGTTGACGATCTCGTCGACGTCGCCGTCCGCCGCATATCCCATCTGGGTGATCTTGGTGCCCGCCTCCACGAGCCGGCGCAGCACCGCCCGCTCGTGGACGATCTCCGCGTAGTACGAGGCGTTGGCGGCGGTGGGGACCGACTGAACCAGGGTGTGGAGGTAGGACGCTCCGCCGACCCGGGTGATCTCACCGCGTTTGACCAGTTCGGCAGCGACCGTGATCGGGTCAGCGGGCTCCCCGCGGGCGTACAGGTCGAGAATCGCCGTATAGACGGTCTCATGGGCGGGCCGGTAGAAGTCGTGCCCCTTGATGATCTCCACGACGTCCGCGATGGCGTCCTTGGAGAGCAGCATGCCGCCCAGCACCGACTGCTCGGCGTCCAGGTCCTGGGGCGGCACCCGCTCGAAACCTCCGCCGCCACCGTCCCAGCCACCGCCGTCCCGGCCGCGGTCGTGCTGGTCGTCCCGGCCGCCACGGCGGTCAGGGCCGCGGTCGTCACGGCGGGAACGGGAGACGGGCAGACGGTCGCCGGGGATTCCGTCGGCCGCCCACGGGTCGTCCAAGGGCTCGGAAATGCTCACCCGGGCCACCTTCCTCCCGTCCGCTGAGCGGACCTCGCCGTGCCCCTTCTTTCTACGGCACAGCACTGACAAATCGAGTGGCCCGACCCGGCTTCCGGCGCGTCGAGCAACGGTCCACGTTAGGCCGCTCGCCACCGTCAGCCAATCTGGTTATCCACAGGCCATGTGGATGAGCGACCAGATGCTGTGGGTAACTCCCCGGAACCTGTGCACGGACCGGGGGACAGCACTGTGGACAACCAGGGCCTCTCCGCGAGAGACCAGCCTTGACCTGCACTTTTTCCATCCACGGGCTGTGGGGGAGAAAAAGTTTCCCAACCGGAGCACGAACGGAACAAACGGCCCAGCGCCAAGCCGTCACCCTCAGTAGAGGTAAGGATCACAGATCACTTGCATCTCTTACCTGTGGACGATTACCTTGTGCATATGACCCAGGCCTCCGCACCGCCGAAGGCGATCCGGCGACGCCATGACCGAGAGATCATCACCCTCGCCGTTCCCGCGTTCGGCGCCCTGGTCGCCGAACCCCTCTTCGTCATGGTCGACAGTGCGATCGTCGGCCATCTCGGCACCGCCCAGCTCGCGGGGCTCGCCATCGCCGCCGCTCTGCTGATGACCGCGGTGAGCGTCTTCGTCTTCCTCGCCTACGCCACCACATCCGCCGTGGCCCGCCGGGTCGGGGCCGGTGATCTGCCGGGGGCGATCCGCCAGGGCATGGACGGCATCTGGCTCGCGGTCATCCTGGGCGCGGCCGTCGTTGCCGTGACCTTCCCGCTCGCCCCCCGGGTCATCGACGCCTTCGGAGCCTCCGACACCGCCTTCCCCTACGCCGTCACCTATCTGCGCATCTCCCTCATCGGCATCCCCGCCATGCTGATCGTGCTGGCCGCCACCGGAGTGCTCCGCGGCCTCCAGGACACCCGCACCCCGCTCTATGTCGCGGTCGGCGGCTTCAGTGCCAATGCGGTACTGAACGTTCTGCTCGTCTACGGAGCCGGCTTCGGAATCGCCGGATCCGCCTGGGGCACCGTGATCGCCCAGTACGCCATGGCCGTGGCCTATCTGGTCGTCGTCGTCCGGGGCGCC
Encoded proteins:
- a CDS encoding serine hydrolase domain-containing protein, which codes for MISSSLTERLLPATERALLHSVAAAQAEGRSPSLSAAVARGGRVVWSGIRSADGGTGPGPDQQYRIGSITKTFTAVLVMRLRDEGLLDLGDPLEKHLPGTDLGEATIAQLLSHTAGLAAETPGLWWERTPAALRPGLAEVLGDAPFKHPVGRRFHYSNPGYTVLGSLVGAVRGAGWADAVREEILEPLGLERTSVRPRAPYAEGWAVHPFADVLLPEPVEDLGVMAPAGQMWSTAGDLCRFAGFLAEGDDRVLSTASVQEMAAPAAPLESGEWDGTYGLGVQVARMYGRTMVGHTGSLPGYVAGLWVSPADGVAAATLANATSGPQPWAVAAELVRTVAEAEPRLPEPWRPLPDADPELLALTGPWYWGAKPHELRLLPERGLLLTPVGGYGRGARFRAAEDGTWTGLDGYYAGETLRVVRRADGSVRHLDLGSFVLTREPYEPGAGVPGGVDPGGWRGTP
- a CDS encoding GNAT family N-acetyltransferase — encoded protein: MEDLVTERLVLHPLTPEEAGQLAEGVPFPGAAWAPGYPMTDDRSAARRFLDTRTRATAGRPHPGAFEIRLRSDGRAIGGVDFHGPADSTGSVTVGYGLIPSARGRGYASEALRAVLAHARALGITRVKGDADHNNTPSHHVMTAAGMHLTGEDHRVRYYETAWHRTGPDTPG
- the dnaB gene encoding replicative DNA helicase, with protein sequence MSISEPLDDPWAADGIPGDRLPVSRSRRDDRGPDRRGGRDDQHDRGRDGGGWDGGGGGFERVPPQDLDAEQSVLGGMLLSKDAIADVVEIIKGHDFYRPAHETVYTAILDLYARGEPADPITVAAELVKRGEITRVGGASYLHTLVQSVPTAANASYYAEIVHERAVLRRLVEAGTKITQMGYAADGDVDEIVNSAQAEIYAVTEQRTSEDYLPLGDIMEGALDEIEAIGSRSGEMTGVPTGFTDFDSLTNGLHPGQMIVIAARPAMGKSTLALDFARAASIKNNLPSVIFSLEMGRNEIAMRLLSAEARVALHHMRSGTMTDDDWTRLARRMPDVSQAPLYIDDSPNLSMMEIRAKCRRLKQRNDLRLVVIDYLQLMQSGGSKRAESRQQEVSDMSRNLKLLAKELELPVIALSQLNRGPEQRTDKKPMVSDLRESGSIEQDADMVILLHREDAYEKESPRAGEADLIVAKHRNGPTATITVAFQGHYSRFVDMAQT